The following are from one region of the Quercus robur chromosome 1, dhQueRobu3.1, whole genome shotgun sequence genome:
- the LOC126729849 gene encoding uncharacterized protein LOC126729849 has protein sequence MKEGKSVKFNLQQQNHQNGHLSPFKLAKLLDPDASWDKDQLGDVLHWIRQAVALVCGLLWGAIPVVGGVWFIAFLLISTGIIYGYYAMILKVDEEDFGGHGALLQEGLFASISLFLLSWILVYSLGHF, from the exons ATGAAAGAAGGGAAATCAGTGAAATTCAATCTTCAACAGCAAAATCACCAGAACGGTCACTTGTCTCCGTTCAAACTCGCCAAGTTGTTGGATCCAGATGCCTCTTGGGACaag GATCAATTGGGAGATGTGTTGCATTGGATTCGACAAGCAGTGGCCCTTGTATGTGGCTTACTATGGGGTGCCATACCTGTGGTTGGGGGCGTATGGTTTATTGC ATTCCTTTTGATATCTACTGGGATCATATATGGTTATTATGCAATGATACTAAAGGTTGATGAAGAAGATTTTGGTGGTCATGGAGCCCTCCTTCAGGAGGGGCTTTTTGCTTCCATAAGTCTCTTTCTG CTGTCGTGGATTCTTGTATACAGCTTGGGACACTTCTGA
- the LOC126729833 gene encoding uncharacterized protein LOC126729833, whose amino-acid sequence MAGTSASFVPHVVGSSKVLELSRINRWTGAPFSVRISTKPSRSTTNCSCANTEAPSCIFVGPIESASKETLEAFYRQAQDAYYSGKPLIIDDMFDRVELKLRWYGSKSVVKYPRCSLRRHSTYADAEEDTSQVFALASIWVLFLAFGSSACLVPIIYTVGQANQHAFSSGFYYGIQASTLELLSVVNGILFMALGSVIGYPIASASVKVLQGLWRNDLVALKGACPNCGEEVFAFVKTNQTNNRPHRADCHVCECLLEFRTKVERSVSRLGRGWVYGRVYLVSRRGRNRHQKWF is encoded by the exons ATGGCTGGCACGAGTGCCTCCTTCGTCCCGCACGTGGTCGGATCATCTAAAGTTCTCGAACTTTCCAGAATTAACCGGTGGACCGGAGCCCCGTTCTCAGTTCGGATCTCCACCAAACCCAGCAGATCCACCACCAACTGCTCTTGCGCAAACACGGAGGCTCCCTCTTGCATCTTCGTGGGTCCCATCGAGTCCGCCAGTAAAGAAACCCTTGAAGCTTTCTATCGCCAA GCACAGGATGCGTATTACAGTGGCAAACCTTTGATAATTGATGACATGTTTGATAGAGTAGAG TTAAAGCTAAGGTGGTATGGTTCCAAATCAGTTGTCAAGTATCCTCGGTGTAGTCTTAGGCGGCATTCAACCTACGCAGATGCAGAG GAAGATACATCACAGGTTTTTGCATTAGCGAGCATATGGGTCCTGTTTCTTGCATTTGGAAGCTCTGCATGTCTTGTGCCTATAATCTACACTGTTGGCCAAGCAAATCAACATGCATTCAGTTCAGGATTTTACTATGGCATTCAAGCATCCACATTAGAGCTTCTTTCCGTGGTGAATGGCATTCTCTTCATGGCATTGGGGTCTGTGATTGGATACCCAATTGCATCAGCTTCAG TTAAAGTGCTTCAAGGCCTGTGGAGGAATGACTTGGTAGCACTTAAAGGGGCATGCCCAAATTGCGGGGAGGAG GTGTTTGCATTTGTGAAAACAAATCAGACTAATAACAGGCCCCATAGAGCAGATTGTCATGTTTGTGAATGCTTATTGGAATTCCGCACCAAGGTTGAG CGATCGGTTTCAAGACTAGGTAGAGGATGGGTTTACGGCCGCGTATACCTTGTTTCACGAAGAGGCAGAAATCGGCATCAGAAATGGTTTTAA
- the LOC126729865 gene encoding probable xyloglucan galactosyltransferase GT14, which translates to MDSPIIGKRRIQFWFVVLASFFLWLFILYIFHSAPIVAKPGVILVGDNLANSVNFGDSNSVLLPGNSNESVDRLPNKGNFTSEETKDFVEPIKDTNVKDVAVKEKNATENWFKYKPFSNFSAGDYGLENFDHVVVSERQVHLNNQTDLAENEVQFVSQVPNSETNKEESDDEVAISQNGFEPTGSLSMVENRNESITKEPSNEDVDSESDSCLGRYIYVHDLPSRFNENLLKHCQSLTNWTDMCLFTSNGGLGPRLPNFNRVYSKTGWFATNQFLLEVIFHNRMKQYKCLTNDSSLASAIFVPYYAGLDVSRYLWYSNTSMRDAASLELVKWLREKPEWKKMWGRDHFLVAGRITWDFRRMGRNDSDWGNKLMLLPESRNMTVLIIESSPWDNIDFAIPYPTYFHPSNDNEVFQWQHRMRRQKRRFFFSFAGAPRPNLQDSIRNEIIDQCRASRKKCRLLECNGRVNRCYKPVYVMKMFQSSVFCLQPAGDSFTRRSTFDSILAGCIPVFFHPGSAYVQYLWHLPKDYTKYSVLIPANDVKNGKVSIEKILSRIPKEKVRAMREAVIRLIPKVTYADPRSRLVTVEDAFDVTVKGVLDRVEKIRREMREGKNSSFSYPEELSWKYNLFGTLGEHEWDPYFART; encoded by the coding sequence ATGGACAGCCCGATCATAGGCAAGCGCCGCATCCAATTCTGGTTCGTTGTCttagcctctttttttttgtggttgttCATTCTTTATATCTTTCATTCGGCTCCAATTGTTGCCAAGCCCGGGGTCATCTTGGTAGGTGATAACCTTGCCAATTCTGTCAATTTTGGAGACTCTAATTCTGTTCTTCTGCCTGGAAATTCCAATGAAAGTGTTGACAGATTGCCTAATAAGGGTAATTTTACTAGTGAAGAAACTAAGGATTTTGTAGAGCCTATAAAAGATACAAATGTCAAAGATGTTGctgtaaaggaaaaaaatgccaCAGAAAATTGGTTCAAGTATAAACCCTTCAGCAATTTTTCTGCTGGGGATTATGGGCTTGAAAATTTTGATCACGTAGTGGTTTCTGAGAGACAAGTGCATCTCAATAATCAAACTGACCTTGCAGAGAATGAAGTTCAGTTTGTTAGCCAGGTTCCTAATTCAGAGACGAATAAAGAAGAATCAGATGATGAAGTGGCTATTAGTCAGAACGGGTTTGAACCAACTGGTTCACTTTCCATGGTGGAGAACAGAAATGAGAGCATCACCAAAGAGCCTAGTAATGAGGATGTTGATTCTGAGTCTGATTCGTGCTTGGGTAGATACATATATGTCCATGATCTTCCTAGCCGGTTCAATGAAAACTTGCTCAAGCATTGCCAGTCACTTACTAATTGGACTGATATGTGTCTCTTTACATCAAATGGGGGTCTTGGTCCTCGTCTTCCAAATTTTAACAGGGTCTACTCAAAAACTGGTTGGTTTGCCACAAACCAATTCTTGTTAGAAGTCATTTTCCACAACAGAATGAAACAGTATAAGTGCTTGACAAATGACTCATCATTGGCTTCAGCAATCTTTGTACCATATTACGCTGGCCTGGATGTTTCTCGCTACCTTTGGTATTCAAACACATCAATGAGAGATGCTGCTTCTCTTGAACTTGTCAAGTGGCTCAGAGAAAAACCTGAGTGGAAGAAGATGTGGGGTAGAGATCATTTCTTAGTTGCTGGAAGGATTACTTGGGATTTCAGGAGAATGGGAAGAAATGATTCTGATTGGGGTAATAAGCTTATGTTATTGCCTGAATCAAGGAACATGACGGTGTTAATAATCGAATCAAGCCCTTGGGACAACATTGACTTTGCTATACCATATCCAACATACTTTCATCCTTCAAATGACAATGAAGTGTTTCAGTGGCAGCACAGAATGAGGAGGCAGAAAAGGCggtttttcttctcttttgccGGTGCTCCAAGACCTAATCTTCAAGATTCTATTCGTAATGAGATTATTGATCAGTGCCGGGCTTCGCGGAAGAAATGTAGGTTGTTGGAATGTAATGGTCGTGTCAACAGGTGCTACAAGCCAGTGTATGTGATGAAAATGTTTCAAAGTTCTGTGTTCTGCTTACAACCTGCAGGGGATTCTTTCACTAGGCGGTCTACTTTTGATTCAATTTTGGCAGGGTGTATTCCTGTGTTTTTTCATCCAGGTTCAGCTTATGTCCAATACTTATGGCATTTACCAAAGGACTATACCAAATATTCAGTGCTTATACCGGCTAACGATGTCAAAAATGGGAAAGTCAGCATCGAGAAGATATTAAGTCGAATTCCAAAAGAGAAGGTGCGAGCAATGAGAGAGGCGGTTATAAGGCTGATTCCAAAGGTCACATATGCTGATCCAAGGTCTAGGTTGGTGACAGTTGAGGATGCATTTGATGTTACAGTTAAGGGTGTTCTTGATAGAGTAGAGAAAATTAGGAGGGAAATGAGGGAGGGGAAAAATTCTAGCTTTAGTTATCCAGAGGAATTGAGTTGGAAGTATAATTTGTTTGGGACATTGGGGGAGCATGAATGGGATCCTTATTTTGCTAGAACATAG